GCAACTTTTCGCGGACCATGACATCGAGATGTCGACGTCGCTGCACGCGACGAGGGGCGCCAGGATGGCTGTGCGTGATGAGAAGGTTGGCCATGGGCGCATACGAACCGCGGACCATGCCCAGGGGACCGTACACCTCGATGGCGGCCTCGTACCCCTGCCATTCCGTCCATGTAGCATGGTAGGTGGCCGCCGTCCCTGCGGCGTTTCGGAATATGGCCACCGCATTGTCCTCGGACCCCGGAACATTCCACACCGACTCCGACATCATGCCGTAGACATCGGTGATTTCCCCGAGGAAATAGCGGGCCAGGTCGGACATGTGGATCCCCACGTCCATCATGGCGCCGCCGCCCGAGACCGGGGCACGAAACTGCCAGTCCGCCCGGAAATTCCCCAGGCCATCATGGCCGCCGAAGACGCGAACGTGATCGATCGGCCCGATCGTACCGGCATCGACCACCTCGCGTACATACTGCATCGCGGGGTAGTAGCGCAGATTGAACCCGATGGCCAGCACCCGTCCCGCCCGTTGCGCCGCCGCAATGATTCGTTCGCAGGACTCGATGCTGTTCGAGAGTGGCTTCTCGCACAGCACGTGCAGCCCGCGCTCGAACGCCGCGAGACACGCTTCCTCGTGCAGATGAATGGGCGACGAGATGATGACGGCGTCCATCGGCACGCGAAGGAACGCCTCGAGATCGCCGACCACGACCGCATCAGTTCCCTTCGCGGCCTCGGCGGCCGCCGCTGGTACGACATCGTATACCGCCGCCAGGGTGGTATGCGGATTGTCACGCAAGCTTTCGGCGCGTAGTCGGCCGATGATCCCCGCGCCAACGACGCCAACTCTGATCGTCATAACCAAGCCTGTGTCGGCGCCTGCCGAGCGGAAGAACGAATGCGTTTGACGCGCCGGATTGGCGTGCCCGTGTCACAGCGAGCGGCCCCCTTCGGACTGACGGACCGGACGACGGCACCGTGCGGCGCCGCTCATCCTCTGGTCAGCGCCGCCGAAAGGTCATTGCGGTCTGACGGTCGCGTTGTACACGGTGCCTACGATACGACCGAAGGCATAGCCGATGACGAACGCGTACACGAACCCGACAAACGCGCCGACCACGCTGACGGAGTACCCCGGCAGGAAGACCGATATCAGCCCGAGATGCTGGCCCATGTCCGGTCCGCCCTGCAGGACCAGGATGATGGTGGCGAAAAACAGGCCGAAGCCCATCAGAAAGCCGGTGGCGACGCCCCACGCGCGGGCGTGCAGGCGGGCGAGCGTGCGCTGCGTTTCGGGCGGGAGCGGCTCGAACGACGACGAAGGAGTGCGATGCGGAGCGGTCATGGCGAGGCCGGAATCGGAAAGGTCAGATGTGGTCCAGGAAATCACGAGTGGTCGAGAAGTCGCTGCGGATCCGCAGAGTCATCAACCAGAATGCATAGACGAGGTTTCGCGCAAACGCCGCGAACCACCCCCAGAAAAATCCGGTGACAAACGCCCAGGCCGCGCCCACCAGGACGCCGATGATGGAAACGCTGTAGCCGTAGAAATACTCGTGCAGCAACCACAGGGGGAATCGCTGGTCCGGATCGACGACCATCGACACGATGGTCATGGCCGCGAGGAGCAGGCACACGCCGCACCAAAGCCCAGGCCCAGTGCGCGCTTGTCGAGCGGAGCAAAGGCCAGCGCGAGTTGACGTTCGATGGCTGGTTCAGGATTCGTCATATCGGCATCAGGAGGCCGCGACTGGATCGCGTCGGTCGTGAAGTGGCGTGATGGATGATGGCACCGCGTGGGAACGATGCGTAAGGATCGCCCACGCCGCACCGATGCCGCTCAGTACGTAAAAGAGCAATCGGAACGGCACGACACGCAAGGCAAAAAACGCACCGCGGTGTCGCTGGAACCAGCGCAGCAGCGCCGCATTGCCCAGAACCACGCCAGCGATGCCGAGGAGCGAGATCACCAGCCACGCCCCGCTCAGGGTGACGACGGCGAGGGCGAACGCCAGAGCCGCAATGCCCGAGACAGCCGTCAGGGCTTTTTCGCGAAACTGCAGGTTGAGCGGGCCGTGCGACGACACCTCCCGTCGATCGATAAGCAGATGCATCCAGGGCACCGCGCGATCGCGCAGGTCGGTCCGAACCATGTTGCGCAGCGTCCACTGCTTGAGGTGTTTGCCCTGGAGTTCCGGCACCAGCAGAATGCGGCATCCGCGATCCTTCAATCGATACCCCAGTTCGATGTCCTCGATCTGGGGCCGAGGATACCGGGACCCGTTGAAGCCGCCGACGTCGAGAAATGCTGTACGGCGCACGGCCCCGCACCCCGCCCAGAACGTGGACGCGTCTCCCGGATGGGTCGAATGCACATGGTGATGCAGCAAGTTGCGGTACTGCGACAGGAATCCCGGGTGGGCCGGGCGATCATCGTACGCCCCGAAGACGGCGACGACGTCCGGATTCGCGTCGAACGCCCGCGCGAAGCCGGTCAGGGTGGTTGGCGACACCACGACGTCGGCATCCACAAACAACAGCACACCTGCGCGGGCCACGGTGGCGCCAAGATTGCGCGCTTCGCCGGGCCCCCGAGGTCCGCTGGTGGTTGTCAGCACGCGGTCGGCCATGGTGCGCGCCAGATCCGGCGTCTGGTCGGTACTCGAGTCGTCAACCACGATCAATTCCCAACGCGCGCGCGGCAGGTCACTGGCCAGCAGTCCGGTCAGGCAGCTCTGCAGGACCACCGGACAGTTGAACGCCGGCACGATTACCGAAAGGGCCAGCGCCGCCCCGTCGGATCGGTTGTCCCGCGAATCTGAACTCGGATGCGTGAGCACTGATCAGTCCGTGTGGAGAAGGCGCCGCATGCGACGCGCCGTAGCGCGAAGTCCGACACCCAATCGAAACCCGGGAGATCCCCACGCCTCCAGGTGCCCGGGCGCCCGAAACGAGCACGCGTCGAGCCGCGGGATGCGTGCGTGATCCTCGCGTGACCGGAGCGCCCGGAACTCCGTCGTGCACGCCCAGCGAAACGCCGTTCGAGCGACCGAGGCCACCGCGTCGTTGCAGTCCCCGTACGGATAGGCGAAGCTGTCCGGCCGTGCGCCCAGTCGCGCGGCGATCTCGTCCGTCGCCGTCAACAGTTCATCTTCGACCGCCGTTGCCGACAGTCGCGTGAGGCGCGGATGCGTCCGCGTGTGCGCCCCGATGGCCACACCGGCCTTCGCCAAACGCTCCAGGGCATCCCAGTCGAGTAGCGGCAGGTCCGGAATACCCGCTTGCGAGGTGCCTCCCCAACGGTTGTCCCGTCCGACGTGATCGGCGACGACGAACAGCGTCGCCGGCAGGTCATGGTCACGGAGCACGGGCGCCGCATATTCGGCAAAATTGGCGATGCCGTCATCAAACGTGAGGGCAACCGCCGGCTCATGGTGCCCGTTCTCGCTGTCGGCCAGCAGCGCCGACAACGATTGCACCCGCACCGACCCGCCGGTCAGCCACGCGACGTGGCGTTGAAACGCCTCGGGCGCGATGGAAATCGGCGAACCCGTCTCGTCGATGGAGTGATAGGTGAGCACAGCGCGCATCATGCCGCCAGATCCTGAATCGCTTGCCACGTGACCCCGGCGGTTCGCCCCCAACTCAACCGCTGCGCGCCCGCAAGAGCCGCCTGAGCGCACGACGCGCGGTGGACGGGATCGACCAGCAGCTTCCGCATCGCCTCAACCAGTGCCCGCTCGTCGCGCGGCGCGACGAAATGCCCGGCGCCCGGCAGCAACTGCGGAAGCGGGCTTTCCAACGTGGCAATCACCGGCGTGCCGCACGCCGCCGCTTCGACCGCGGGCAAGCCGAACCCTTCGCACTCCGAGGCCAGCACACTGGCCACGGCGCCACTCAACAGCAGACGCAATTCGTCGTCCGGCACGAACCCGGTCCAGTGAACCAAGGGCCCGGTCCCGACCTGCGTGATCCGTTGCCGAATGGTGTCGATGCTCTCGTGAAAAACGTCGGTCAAGGCGCCCACCAGCAGCAGGTGCGTCGCCCGTCCTGTTTCCGCCACGAGTTTCGCATGCGCACTCACCAGCACATCCACATGCTTGTGCGGATTGAAGCCACCCACGTAGATGAACCACGCGGCGGCATCGGTCACGCCGTGTCGTGCCGCGAGCGCCCGAATCGCCGGCTGATTGTCCGAGGGACGGTATGCCGCCGACGGCGCCTCCAATGCCACACGGATGCGCGACGGTGCAATGCGATAGAATCGCGCGATATCGGCGGCGGCAGTCTCCGATACAGTGAGTACCAACCGGGACTGGGCCAGCGCCAACCGGCTTTTTATCTGCCAGAACAGGCGCGCGCGAGTCGACGGCAGCGTCAGTTCGGGAAAGCGCTCCGCGATGGCGTCGTGCAGGCACACCAGCAACGGCAGCCCCGGCGGTGTCGGGAAGTACGCGTACACCGCGGGCGAGAAGAACGCATCCAGACGTTCCCGATGCACCGCCCGGGTGAATCGCAGCATATCCGAGACGGAACGACTCCCATCGGACGCCGCAGCCACGGTCGGTGAGACCGACTGCGGCACCACCACCACGCGCGCTCGGGTCGCCAGGGCGGCAATATCCCGCGCCGCGTCGGAGGCGCGCGCGTCCGCAAAAAGCACCCACTCCACGTCGGTGGACGTCGGAAGCATCGCTGTTAACAGTTCGCGGGTGAACCGCCCGAACCCGCGTCCATTGGCCAGCGTCGACGCATCCACACCGACCCGCATCGTCACGCCGACGCCCCCCCCATCTCCGCCTTCTCGTTGGGATCGACGCGCTGCTCCTCGTGATACTCGAAATCGGTGTTCACGGCCCACACGTCGTGCCGTGCCTGCCCCAGCATGTTCTCCAGGGTCAGCATGGCCGTATACATGGAGTGATCCTGATTGTTGTACTTGTGCATGCCGTTGCGACCAACCGTGTGCATGTTCGGCACGCGATCAATGAACGCGCGAACACGATCGAGGTGGCCTCGATACGCCGCATCGTAGATGGGATACGCCTTGGGCATCCGCACCACGGTCCCGTCCACCACATCCGACGCCTTGGCCAGACCCAGCGATTCCAGTTCCCGAGCCGCCAATGCCTGCAGCTCGGCATCGCTGCTGGCCCACAACCCATCGCCCTCGAAGCAGAAATACTCCATGCCGAGGCACGTCCGGCCGGCGTCCGGCACCATCGCCGCACTCCAGTTGTTGAAATTCTGGATACGGCCGACTTTCACGCCGGGCGTGTGCACATAAATCCAGTTGTCCGGAAAGAGCTTTTCCTTGTCCAGGATCAGGGCCACGACCAGGAAGTCCCGATAGCGCAGCCCTTCCGCGGCAGTGCGCACCGGAGGCGGCACCGTATCACCCAGCGTTCGAACGAGCGAACGGATATCGGTGGTGGAGATGACATGATCGGCCTCGATGCGCACGTCGCCTGTCGAAGACGACGCGACGATGGCGGTGGCGCGCCCGTCTTTCAGCTCGACCCGATGCACCCATTGCTGCATCAGGACCCGTCCACCCAGCGCCTCAATCCGATCCCGGCACGCTTCCCACATCTGACCCGGTCCCAGTCGCGGGTACTTGAAGGTGTCGATCAGTGACTTGATGCTGTTGTTGCGTCGTGTCAGCGCCGTGGCGGACAAGATCGCCCTGGCCAGCGACAGCCCCTGAATACGCTGCGCGGCCCATTCGGCGCGAATCTCGGTGCACGGGATGCCCCAGACCTTTTCGGTATAGGTCTTGAAGAAGATCTCGTACAGCCGTCGGCCGAATCGATTGGTGACCCATTGTTCGAAAGTTTCCTCAACGGGCGACGGATACATCTTGACCTTCAGGTAACTGGCGATGATCCGGAACGCGTTGATGAGTCCCAGACCAGCCAGCGCGTTGAAGGCCTTAAGCGGGTAGTTGAAGTACTTGCCGCCATAATGAATGCGCGACAGCCGCGGCACGTCGATGAAATCGTCGCCCAGCAGTTCCTCCCACAGGGCCTGCACCGGCGAAATTTTCGTAAAGAATCGATGACCACCGATGTCAAAACGGTACCCTTTGTAACGGGCCGTTTGCGAGATGCCACCCACCATGTCCGTGCCCTCCACCACCGTCACGGCGAAGCCGCGCTTGGCCAGCAGGTAGGCGATGGTCAGGCCGGCGGGACCGCCACCGATAACGGCGATGTGATCCCCAGCGCGGAGGGGCCGCACATCGCGGACCTCTGGAGGTGTCTCCAGAGTCAGATCTGGGCTCGTGTCCTCGACCTTCAGGGCCATGCATACTCCAAGAGTGTTGCCAAATTTCCTTGGCGATGTTGCACAGGCCCGGTGCTTGCCGGTAGGATTGACGTGCGGTAGTTCACGGCGGTGACCCAACGGCCAGAATTGAATAATGCCATTGGCGTGACGATGAGAGCACCTCGCATGTCACAAGGATACGGCATCCAGCCAAACGAGGCGCCTTTGACCCCGGACCATGACAATGAGTCTGCCACCCAGTCCACACTTCGCACAAGTCGTCCGACTGCCGGCCCTGCACTCGTCGCGCCGGATTCGCATGCGCCAGAGGACCACCAGACGATGACGGTGCGCGCGCACCATCGCGCTGAGGATTCTCGGGAGCGGCTGTTGGTGTGGGGCGTGTGGCTTCTGCATCTCGTGGTGCTCGTCGTCGTGGCGTGGCATCATGAACCGTGGCGCGACGAACTGCAGGCGTGGCGTCTTGCGATCGACAGCCCCGACCTTCGGTCGATGGCTAGGAATGCCCGGTACGAGGGGCATCCGCTTATCTGGCATGCCGTGCTGCACCTGCTGGGAAAGGCCTCACGCGAATGGTGGATTGTTGCTGCGTTTCACACGGCGCTTGCCAGCGGTACCGCCTGGATCGTGTTGCGGTTTGCGCCGCTGCCTTTTTGGCAGCGACTCGTCACGATTCTCGGGTACTACCTGTTCTATGAGTACGCGATCATCGCTCGCGCCTATGGCCTTGGCGTGTTCCTTGCCGTCGCTGCGTGCGCCGCATGGACACACCGCAAGCGCCATCCATGGCTGACCGGACTGCTCCTCGTGTTGCTCGCCAATACGAGCGTGATGGGGCTGCTGGTTGCCATCCCGGCCGCATTGGCGTTCTTCATCGACTGGGCTTGGCCCGACGACGGCGCGGCGCGGCACGCGACCTCGCGAATTCTGCTGGTCGGAGGTGCCATTGCGACCATCGGAGCGGCCACCACGGCGATCGTCTATTCCCAGGTTGTCCCACCCTCGAGTTATGCGTTTAGAGGCGACGGCGCTGCGGTCGAGGGTATTGATAAGTGGCGCATCGGCACCGCCGTTGCGACCCCGGCCAAAGCGTTTCTTCCCATTGCCCGGTTGAACGCGAATGGCCTGCAGTGGCGCTTTGGTCTGGTTCACCCAGGCACAACCTTCGGACTTGCGACGGCCGACGCCATTGCCGTACTAATCCTGGTCATGGCGCTGGCGACGACCCTTCGGCGATGGAGCGCGACTGTGCTGCTCATCGCCGGCAGCGGCGTCATGATCATCTTCACATTTCTCGTCTTACAGGGCTACCAGCGACATCACGGGCACCTTGTGGTGGTGTGGCTGATGAGTTTCTGGCTGGCTGAATCCGGAAACCCAACGCTTGGCCGTTGGCAGGCCTTCGCACAGCGGTTCCGTCCGTCCTCACGCTATGCGTTCGCCGGTCTGCACGTTCCTTTGCTACTGGCGAGTGGACAGTACATGCTCGGGGACGTG
The genomic region above belongs to Gemmatimonadaceae bacterium and contains:
- a CDS encoding Gfo/Idh/MocA family oxidoreductase — translated: MTIRVGVVGAGIIGRLRAESLRDNPHTTLAAVYDVVPAAAAEAAKGTDAVVVGDLEAFLRVPMDAVIISSPIHLHEEACLAAFERGLHVLCEKPLSNSIESCERIIAAAQRAGRVLAIGFNLRYYPAMQYVREVVDAGTIGPIDHVRVFGGHDGLGNFRADWQFRAPVSGGGAMMDVGIHMSDLARYFLGEITDVYGMMSESVWNVPGSEDNAVAIFRNAAGTAATYHATWTEWQGYEAAIEVYGPLGMVRGSYAPMANLLITHSHPGAPRRVQRRRHLDVMVREKLRSWTTTTRLTFDGELTDFLARIAGRPSGALADGYAGLRALQVADAVRRSSASREAVHLAPLGSMWG
- a CDS encoding glycosyltransferase family 2 protein → MLTHPSSDSRDNRSDGAALALSVIVPAFNCPVVLQSCLTGLLASDLPRARWELIVVDDSSTDQTPDLARTMADRVLTTTSGPRGPGEARNLGATVARAGVLLFVDADVVVSPTTLTGFARAFDANPDVVAVFGAYDDRPAHPGFLSQYRNLLHHHVHSTHPGDASTFWAGCGAVRRTAFLDVGGFNGSRYPRPQIEDIELGYRLKDRGCRILLVPELQGKHLKQWTLRNMVRTDLRDRAVPWMHLLIDRREVSSHGPLNLQFREKALTAVSGIAALAFALAVVTLSGAWLVISLLGIAGVVLGNAALLRWFQRHRGAFFALRVVPFRLLFYVLSGIGAAWAILTHRSHAVPSSITPLHDRRDPVAAS
- a CDS encoding polysaccharide deacetylase family protein, translated to MMRAVLTYHSIDETGSPISIAPEAFQRHVAWLTGGSVRVQSLSALLADSENGHHEPAVALTFDDGIANFAEYAAPVLRDHDLPATLFVVADHVGRDNRWGGTSQAGIPDLPLLDWDALERLAKAGVAIGAHTRTHPRLTRLSATAVEDELLTATDEIAARLGARPDSFAYPYGDCNDAVASVARTAFRWACTTEFRALRSREDHARIPRLDACSFRAPGHLEAWGSPGFRLGVGLRATARRMRRLLHTD
- a CDS encoding glycosyltransferase family 4 protein, coding for MTMRVGVDASTLANGRGFGRFTRELLTAMLPTSTDVEWVLFADARASDAARDIAALATRARVVVVPQSVSPTVAAASDGSRSVSDMLRFTRAVHRERLDAFFSPAVYAYFPTPPGLPLLVCLHDAIAERFPELTLPSTRARLFWQIKSRLALAQSRLVLTVSETAAADIARFYRIAPSRIRVALEAPSAAYRPSDNQPAIRALAARHGVTDAAAWFIYVGGFNPHKHVDVLVSAHAKLVAETGRATHLLLVGALTDVFHESIDTIRQRITQVGTGPLVHWTGFVPDDELRLLLSGAVASVLASECEGFGLPAVEAAACGTPVIATLESPLPQLLPGAGHFVAPRDERALVEAMRKLLVDPVHRASCAQAALAGAQRLSWGRTAGVTWQAIQDLAA
- a CDS encoding NAD(P)/FAD-dependent oxidoreductase; this encodes MALKVEDTSPDLTLETPPEVRDVRPLRAGDHIAVIGGGPAGLTIAYLLAKRGFAVTVVEGTDMVGGISQTARYKGYRFDIGGHRFFTKISPVQALWEELLGDDFIDVPRLSRIHYGGKYFNYPLKAFNALAGLGLINAFRIIASYLKVKMYPSPVEETFEQWVTNRFGRRLYEIFFKTYTEKVWGIPCTEIRAEWAAQRIQGLSLARAILSATALTRRNNSIKSLIDTFKYPRLGPGQMWEACRDRIEALGGRVLMQQWVHRVELKDGRATAIVASSSTGDVRIEADHVISTTDIRSLVRTLGDTVPPPVRTAAEGLRYRDFLVVALILDKEKLFPDNWIYVHTPGVKVGRIQNFNNWSAAMVPDAGRTCLGMEYFCFEGDGLWASSDAELQALAARELESLGLAKASDVVDGTVVRMPKAYPIYDAAYRGHLDRVRAFIDRVPNMHTVGRNGMHKYNNQDHSMYTAMLTLENMLGQARHDVWAVNTDFEYHEEQRVDPNEKAEMGGASA